From the Comamonas odontotermitis genome, one window contains:
- a CDS encoding efflux RND transporter permease subunit, whose amino-acid sequence MDFSKFFIDRPIFAIVLSVIMFAVGLIAIPQLPSGEYPEVVPPSVVVRATYPGANPKEIAESVAVPLEEAINGVEGLMYMKSVAASDGSLQVVSTFRPGTDPDAAAVRVQNRVSQAQSRLPEEVRQYGITTQKQSATPLMYVGLASNDGKLDTLYLRNYVTLKVKDELARLPGIGDVGVYGSGDYAMRIWLDPDKVAARQLTANQVIAAIREQNVQVSAGQLGAEPSTKGTEKLLSINVQGRLKTEQEFGDIVLKTGADGQIVRLADVARIELGASDYTLRAALDNQNMAAIGIFLTPGANALGVADEVYKTLDRLSATLPQGASFEYLWDPTVFVRDSIQAVQRTLIEAVILVVLVVIVFLQTWRASIIPLLAVPVSIVGTFAWLYLLGYSINTLTLFGLVLAIGIVVDDAIVVVENVERFIEKGHSPREAAHLAMKEVSGPIIAIALVLCAVFVPMAFLDGITGQFYKQFAVTIAISTVISAINSLTLSPALAAKLLQGHGARKDWLARGMDAGLGWFFQRFNRMFNRSASGYEKVVGRSFKMRGVVFVVYVALLGGTAWLFNTVPGGFIPMQDKLYLFAGAKLPEGASLSRTDEVTRELTKHALSVEGVHSVPAFAGLNALQGTNTPNLTSAYVILKPFGERQRSAADISAELNGKLSGMDGGFGYALMPPPIQGLGNGSGYSLFLEDRAGLGYAALQQALGAFQAEIAKTPGMHYPVSAYQSNIPQLEVKVDRTKAKAQGVALNDLFQTLQAYLGSVYVNDFNAFGRVYRVMLQADADYRQTAEDIGRLQTRNSRGDMVPLASMVSVEPSYGPDPVLRYNGFPAADLIGDADPHVLSSAETLAKLREIADRVLPPGIDLAWTEMSYQQVEQSHAAAIVFALAVMLVFLVLAALYESWTMPLAVILIVPVCICAALFGVWLSGGDNNVFVQVGLVVLMGLACKNAILIVEFARELEMQGASIWDAAREACRLRLRPIVMTSIAFIAGAVPLLIGHGAGAEVRAATGITVFSGMLGVTIFGLFLTPVFYVTLRKLSGTQLRQHPQTPSSAIPPSEHVHG is encoded by the coding sequence ATGGATTTTTCAAAATTCTTTATTGACAGGCCGATCTTTGCCATCGTGCTGTCGGTGATCATGTTCGCCGTCGGTCTGATCGCCATTCCGCAGCTGCCTTCGGGCGAATACCCTGAAGTGGTGCCCCCGAGCGTGGTGGTGCGCGCCACCTACCCGGGCGCCAACCCCAAGGAGATTGCCGAATCGGTGGCCGTGCCGCTGGAGGAGGCCATCAATGGCGTCGAAGGGCTGATGTACATGAAATCGGTGGCCGCGTCGGACGGCAGCCTGCAGGTTGTCTCCACCTTCCGCCCCGGCACCGATCCCGATGCTGCCGCCGTGCGCGTGCAGAACCGCGTGAGCCAGGCGCAAAGCCGCCTGCCCGAGGAAGTGCGGCAATACGGCATCACCACGCAAAAGCAATCGGCCACGCCGCTCATGTACGTGGGCCTTGCATCGAACGATGGCAAGCTCGACACGCTCTACCTGCGCAACTACGTCACCTTGAAGGTCAAGGACGAGCTCGCGCGCCTGCCCGGCATTGGCGATGTGGGCGTGTATGGCTCGGGCGACTACGCCATGCGCATCTGGCTCGACCCGGACAAGGTGGCGGCCCGGCAGTTGACGGCCAACCAGGTGATTGCCGCCATACGCGAGCAGAACGTGCAGGTCTCCGCAGGCCAGCTGGGCGCCGAGCCCAGCACCAAGGGCACGGAGAAACTGCTGTCGATCAATGTGCAAGGCCGTCTCAAGACCGAACAGGAGTTTGGCGACATCGTTCTGAAAACCGGCGCTGACGGCCAGATCGTGCGCCTTGCCGATGTGGCCCGCATCGAGCTGGGCGCCAGCGACTACACCCTGCGCGCCGCGCTGGACAACCAGAACATGGCGGCCATCGGCATCTTTCTGACGCCTGGCGCCAATGCGCTGGGTGTGGCTGACGAGGTATACAAAACGCTCGATCGCCTCTCGGCCACCCTGCCGCAGGGCGCTTCGTTCGAGTACCTGTGGGACCCTACGGTGTTCGTGCGCGACTCCATCCAGGCGGTGCAGCGCACCCTGATCGAGGCGGTGATTCTGGTGGTGCTGGTCGTCATCGTCTTTTTGCAGACCTGGCGCGCCTCCATCATTCCGCTGCTGGCCGTGCCGGTGTCCATCGTCGGCACCTTCGCCTGGCTCTACCTGCTGGGGTACTCGATCAACACCCTGACCTTGTTCGGGCTGGTGCTGGCCATCGGCATCGTGGTGGACGACGCCATCGTGGTGGTGGAGAACGTGGAGCGCTTCATCGAAAAAGGCCATAGCCCGCGAGAGGCTGCGCACCTGGCGATGAAGGAAGTGTCCGGCCCCATCATCGCCATTGCACTGGTGCTGTGTGCGGTGTTCGTGCCCATGGCTTTCCTCGACGGCATCACGGGCCAGTTCTACAAACAGTTTGCGGTGACGATTGCGATCTCCACCGTCATCTCGGCGATCAACTCCCTCACGCTCTCGCCAGCGCTGGCCGCCAAGCTGCTGCAAGGCCACGGCGCGCGCAAGGATTGGCTGGCACGCGGCATGGATGCGGGCCTGGGCTGGTTCTTCCAACGGTTCAACCGCATGTTCAACCGCAGCGCAAGCGGCTATGAGAAGGTTGTGGGGCGCTCGTTCAAGATGCGCGGGGTGGTATTTGTGGTGTACGTGGCGCTGCTGGGCGGCACGGCCTGGCTGTTCAACACTGTGCCCGGCGGCTTCATCCCCATGCAGGACAAGCTCTACCTCTTTGCCGGTGCCAAGCTGCCCGAAGGCGCATCGCTCAGCCGCACCGACGAGGTGACGCGCGAGCTCACCAAACATGCGCTGTCGGTGGAGGGCGTGCACTCCGTGCCCGCGTTCGCTGGCCTCAACGCCTTGCAGGGCACCAACACCCCCAACCTGACGAGCGCCTACGTCATCCTCAAACCCTTTGGCGAGCGCCAGCGCAGCGCCGCTGACATCAGCGCAGAGCTGAACGGCAAGCTCTCGGGCATGGATGGCGGCTTTGGCTACGCGCTCATGCCGCCGCCCATCCAGGGGCTGGGCAATGGCTCGGGCTACTCGCTGTTTCTGGAAGACCGGGCGGGCCTTGGCTATGCTGCGCTGCAGCAGGCGCTGGGCGCCTTCCAGGCCGAAATCGCCAAGACGCCGGGCATGCATTACCCGGTGAGCGCCTACCAGTCAAACATTCCGCAGCTGGAAGTCAAGGTGGACCGCACCAAGGCAAAGGCCCAGGGCGTGGCGCTGAACGACCTGTTCCAGACGCTGCAGGCCTACCTGGGCTCGGTGTATGTCAACGACTTCAACGCCTTTGGCCGCGTGTACCGCGTCATGCTGCAGGCCGATGCAGATTACCGCCAGACCGCAGAAGACATTGGCAGACTGCAGACCCGCAACAGCCGCGGCGACATGGTGCCGCTTGCATCCATGGTGAGCGTGGAGCCCAGCTACGGGCCCGACCCGGTGCTGCGCTACAACGGCTTTCCGGCAGCCGACCTGATTGGCGATGCCGACCCGCATGTGCTCTCGTCTGCCGAAACGCTGGCCAAGCTGCGCGAAATTGCCGACCGGGTGCTGCCACCGGGCATCGATCTGGCCTGGACGGAGATGAGCTACCAGCAGGTGGAGCAAAGCCATGCGGCAGCCATCGTCTTTGCGCTGGCCGTGATGCTCGTGTTCCTGGTGCTGGCGGCGCTGTATGAGAGCTGGACCATGCCGCTCGCCGTCATCCTGATCGTGCCCGTGTGTATCTGCGCGGCGCTCTTTGGCGTGTGGCTCTCGGGCGGAGACAACAACGTCTTCGTGCAGGTGGGGCTGGTGGTGCTGATGGGCCTGGCCTGCAAGAACGCGATCCTGATCGTCGAATTTGCCCGCGAGCTGGAAATGCAGGGCGCCAGCATCTGGGATGCCGCGCGCGAGGCCTGCCGCCTGCGCCTGCGCCCCATCGTGATGACCTCGATTGCCTTCATCGCCGGGGCCGTGCCGCTGCTCATCGGCCATGGCGCAGGCGCCGAGGTGCGCGCCGCCACCGGCATCACCGTGTTCTCGGGCATGCTGGGCGTCACCATCTTCGGCCTGTTCCTCACGCCCGTGTTCTACGTAACGCTGCGCAAGCTCAGCGGCACGCAACTGCGGCAGCATCCGCAAACCCCTTCTTCTGCAATTCCCCCTTCGGAGCATGTCCATGGCTAA
- a CDS encoding efflux transporter outer membrane subunit, producing MAKPLLLSSMTLACSMALSGCAVGPDFKSAAPTVQTPAQFARQEARAGTDAAPLPSVDVRDAAFWREFGDDTLTALVRQALGGNHDLGAALARLQAADAVLNETQMDRFPTVTMNAGATQQKQSQDQLSPGQPRSTRSYNAGIAAQWEVDLFGRVRRAVEAQHAQRLATEADLAALQVVIAAQVADSYAQLRGTQLRLQIAQANARNQRDTLQLVERRLQAGMATDLDASRARALLLGTEARLPNLQAQAAVLQHRLAVLAGLPPGDLIAMLDSAQELPRLPAVPRADTPGELLRRRPDIAAAEARLHVATARVGVATADLFPRLSIGGLLGSFALGGNDLFKGSTATSSVFLGVDWSFLDIGRVRARIAASEAGAAESLAQYQQSVLQALEETENALVRANRSREELLVLTTATQQRDRASKLAQRMYQGGTIGLYEVLDAQREQLAAQDASSQSQVEALRNSIAVYKALAGGWQDGGEVRGAGDGEG from the coding sequence ATGGCTAAACCCCTTCTGTTGAGCAGCATGACCCTGGCATGCAGCATGGCGCTGTCCGGCTGCGCCGTGGGGCCGGATTTCAAAAGCGCAGCACCCACCGTGCAAACGCCCGCACAGTTTGCCCGGCAGGAGGCGAGGGCGGGGACAGACGCGGCCCCGCTGCCATCGGTCGACGTGCGCGACGCCGCCTTCTGGCGCGAATTTGGCGACGACACCCTCACAGCCCTGGTGCGCCAGGCACTGGGCGGCAACCACGACCTGGGCGCAGCCCTGGCACGCCTGCAGGCAGCCGATGCAGTGCTGAACGAGACGCAGATGGACCGCTTCCCCACCGTCACCATGAATGCGGGCGCCACCCAGCAAAAGCAGAGCCAGGATCAGTTGAGCCCCGGCCAGCCGCGCTCCACCCGCAGCTACAACGCAGGCATTGCCGCGCAGTGGGAGGTAGACCTGTTTGGCCGCGTGCGCCGCGCCGTGGAAGCGCAACACGCGCAAAGACTGGCCACAGAGGCCGATCTGGCCGCGCTGCAGGTGGTGATTGCCGCGCAGGTGGCCGACAGCTACGCACAGTTGCGCGGCACCCAGTTGCGGCTGCAGATCGCCCAGGCCAATGCCCGCAACCAGCGCGACACCCTGCAACTGGTAGAGCGGCGCCTGCAGGCAGGCATGGCGACAGACCTAGACGCCAGCCGCGCCCGCGCTCTGCTGCTGGGCACCGAGGCGCGCCTTCCCAACCTGCAGGCGCAAGCCGCCGTGCTGCAGCACCGCCTGGCCGTGCTGGCAGGCCTGCCGCCCGGCGATCTGATCGCCATGCTCGACAGCGCCCAGGAACTGCCCCGCCTGCCCGCAGTGCCGCGCGCAGACACGCCTGGCGAACTGCTGCGCCGCCGCCCCGACATTGCGGCTGCCGAAGCGCGCCTGCACGTCGCCACGGCGCGTGTGGGCGTGGCCACGGCCGACCTGTTTCCGCGGCTGTCCATCGGCGGGCTCCTGGGCAGCTTTGCGCTCGGCGGCAACGACCTCTTCAAGGGCAGCACCGCCACCAGCAGCGTCTTCCTGGGCGTGGACTGGTCGTTTCTGGACATAGGCCGCGTGCGCGCACGCATTGCGGCCAGCGAAGCGGGCGCCGCCGAATCCCTGGCGCAATACCAGCAGAGCGTGCTGCAGGCCCTGGAGGAAACCGAAAACGCCCTGGTGCGCGCCAACCGCAGCCGCGAAGAGTTGCTGGTGCTGACTACCGCCACGCAGCAGCGCGACAGAGCATCCAAACTCGCACAGCGCATGTACCAGGGAGGCACCATCGGCCTGTACGAAGTGCTCGACGCCCAACGCGAGCAACTCGCCGCCCAGGACGCCAGCTCACAAAGCCAGGTGGAGGCCCTGCGCAACAGCATTGCCGTCTACAAGGCGCTGGCGGGAGGGTGGCAGGATGGTGGTGAGGTGCGCGGGGCAGGGGACGGCGAAGGCTGA
- a CDS encoding nucleotide pyrophosphohydrolase produces MAKSSAINLVELRDELRVFAAERDWDQFHTPKNLASALSVEAAELLEPFQWLKTGELRELDTRKQEAIRNELADVLIYLVRLADKLNIDLLDAASKKLAHNQTKYPAEKVRGDSRKYLEY; encoded by the coding sequence GTGGCTAAATCATCAGCAATAAATTTGGTTGAACTACGCGATGAACTCCGGGTCTTTGCTGCTGAACGTGATTGGGACCAGTTTCACACCCCAAAAAACCTAGCTTCAGCCTTGAGTGTTGAAGCTGCGGAGCTACTAGAGCCATTCCAATGGCTAAAAACGGGTGAGCTACGCGAGTTAGATACCCGTAAGCAGGAAGCAATTCGAAATGAATTGGCTGACGTGCTGATTTATCTCGTACGTCTTGCGGACAAGCTTAACATTGATTTGTTGGATGCTGCCTCAAAAAAGCTTGCACATAACCAAACAAAGTACCCCGCCGAGAAAGTTCGCGGGGACTCTCGCAAATATTTGGAGTACTAG
- a CDS encoding MrcB family domain-containing protein yields the protein MGLRDGFERVLTEYPIASQEVFTQHTLANFIRGGLRDAVAIAAGKDERLLFKGSAGQGNWARGPWVAVFDKLVTASAQSGYYPVYLFREDMTGLYLSLNQGMTEAKKLYKSDAKTALKSRAANYRAMLGKEISGYPEISIDLRPSDPTNDTAFYEAGNICAKFYALGNLPNEVQLSRDLTNMVQLYDVLFKGETNSEVSNTTIEGDEPPEMAYEDATRFRMHKRIERNAGLAKAVKKHHGYCCQVCNTNFEALYGVIGKEYIEAHHLKPLASLKGKKVAMDPAMDFAVLCANCHRMIHRSGFVDDINQFKKEHYRG from the coding sequence ATGGGATTACGCGATGGATTTGAACGAGTGCTAACAGAGTATCCCATAGCAAGCCAAGAAGTCTTTACGCAGCATACATTAGCCAATTTCATCCGAGGCGGGTTGCGCGATGCTGTTGCCATCGCAGCCGGAAAAGACGAGCGTTTGCTTTTCAAGGGTAGTGCTGGCCAAGGTAACTGGGCGCGCGGTCCTTGGGTTGCTGTTTTTGACAAACTCGTAACGGCTAGTGCCCAAAGTGGTTATTACCCAGTCTATTTATTTCGCGAGGATATGACAGGGCTCTACCTTAGCCTCAATCAGGGGATGACGGAGGCCAAAAAGCTATACAAGTCGGACGCCAAGACTGCGTTGAAATCGCGTGCAGCTAACTACCGTGCCATGCTTGGAAAAGAGATTTCTGGTTATCCAGAGATAAGCATTGATTTGCGCCCATCGGACCCAACTAACGACACCGCATTTTACGAAGCCGGAAACATATGCGCCAAGTTCTACGCCCTGGGGAACCTTCCGAACGAGGTGCAACTGAGTCGGGACCTGACCAATATGGTCCAGCTATATGATGTACTTTTTAAAGGCGAAACCAATAGTGAAGTGAGCAATACAACCATTGAGGGTGACGAGCCCCCAGAAATGGCATATGAGGATGCCACTCGTTTCCGCATGCACAAACGTATTGAACGTAACGCCGGCCTGGCAAAGGCTGTAAAAAAGCATCATGGCTATTGCTGCCAAGTATGCAATACAAATTTTGAAGCTCTTTATGGGGTGATTGGCAAGGAATACATTGAAGCCCATCACCTCAAGCCGCTGGCCTCGCTCAAAGGAAAGAAGGTTGCCATGGACCCTGCAATGGATTTTGCGGTGCTTTGCGCAAACTGTCACCGTATGATTCATCGCTCAGGATTTGTCGACGACATCAACCAATTCAAGAAAGAACACTATCGTGGCTAA
- a CDS encoding ASCH domain-containing protein, with the protein MTIPSHVLTMWSAFCLEEGGIEDGRFYEAFGFGDSPSMADELGKLVLAGIKRATAGSVWSYESSGKGIPKPGDLSVVTDSNDTPLCIIETVQVDIVPFHAVSEEFAATEGEGDGSLDYWRKAHFEYFTRECERSGRSFSHEMLLACERFRVVHPRAARSTV; encoded by the coding sequence ATGACCATCCCATCTCACGTTCTGACTATGTGGTCCGCATTCTGTCTGGAGGAAGGCGGAATCGAAGACGGAAGATTCTACGAAGCATTCGGCTTCGGGGACTCACCGTCTATGGCTGATGAACTCGGAAAGCTGGTGCTGGCTGGCATCAAGCGCGCAACTGCCGGATCCGTCTGGTCGTACGAGTCGAGCGGCAAAGGTATACCCAAGCCCGGTGACTTGAGCGTGGTAACCGACTCCAATGACACCCCCCTGTGCATTATCGAAACAGTTCAAGTTGATATTGTTCCGTTTCATGCCGTTTCGGAGGAGTTTGCAGCAACCGAGGGAGAAGGTGATGGCTCTCTCGACTACTGGCGCAAAGCGCATTTCGAATACTTCACAAGAGAATGCGAAAGATCAGGCCGCTCTTTCAGCCACGAAATGCTGCTCGCATGCGAGCGATTCCGTGTGGTGCATCCGCGAGCGGCACGCAGTACGGTCTAA
- a CDS encoding pantoate--beta-alanine ligase gives MVLSVVQPGVTQTSMKDYQQFLVVRRMVWQFTLPIAIAGVETARAEDSLALTMRRLWGRFNSIRPCPARTSDLSSLAGCGRQR, from the coding sequence ATGGTGCTATCTGTTGTGCAGCCCGGCGTAACTCAGACCTCAATGAAAGACTATCAGCAGTTTTTGGTGGTGCGCCGCATGGTTTGGCAGTTTACCCTGCCGATTGCGATCGCTGGCGTAGAAACCGCACGCGCAGAAGATAGCCTGGCGCTCACAATGCGTCGACTTTGGGGTCGATTCAATTCAATCCGGCCTTGTCCAGCCCGAACATCCGATCTTTCGAGCCTGGCGGGCTGCGGAAGGCAACGTTGA
- a CDS encoding carboxymuconolactone decarboxylase family protein gives MTMTANSPRLDYMQISPDLFKKYVAFGMAGKLDESLALLVDIRASQLNGCAFCLDMHVKQAKLHGERELRLHHLVIWRESHLFTPKERMALAWTEALTKIEGEGVSDELYAAAREHFNEIELSELTFRVVAINGWNRLNVAFRSPPGSKDRMFGLDKAGLN, from the coding sequence ATGACCATGACTGCAAATTCGCCGCGCCTCGACTACATGCAAATTTCGCCCGACCTGTTCAAGAAGTACGTTGCGTTCGGCATGGCCGGCAAACTGGACGAAAGCCTCGCCCTGCTCGTTGATATCCGTGCTTCACAACTGAACGGTTGCGCTTTCTGCCTGGACATGCACGTCAAACAGGCCAAGCTCCATGGCGAACGTGAACTGCGCCTGCACCACCTTGTCATCTGGCGTGAGTCCCATCTGTTCACACCGAAGGAGCGCATGGCCTTGGCCTGGACCGAAGCGCTGACGAAGATTGAAGGCGAAGGTGTCTCGGACGAACTCTATGCCGCCGCCCGTGAGCACTTCAATGAAATCGAACTCTCCGAGCTCACCTTCCGTGTTGTTGCCATCAACGGCTGGAACCGCCTCAACGTTGCCTTCCGCAGCCCGCCAGGCTCGAAAGATCGGATGTTCGGGCTGGACAAGGCCGGATTGAATTGA
- the sigJ gene encoding RNA polymerase sigma factor SigJ, producing MIQKNLFSPDERARRYDTEHARRLRALAYRMLGSRAEAEDIVQDTWLRWVEVDESTIDNPGAYLSRLATHLCLDKLGSAAARREQYVGIWLPEPLLEDEILFGWAPNPERQAEFAQDVSVAFMLALERLSPLERAAFLLHDVFDLEYDEIARHLGRNTDTCRQLASRARRNVKADYARREVAEEERQRLSEAFAEAIRTQDISALAQVLAEDAVMLADGGGKVSAITKPLRGNVGIAKALIGWARLDDNRGWRIVPTVVNGLPGCLIIDDCNHGELVQTIALAPATDAGGGIGAIYIQRNPEKLAGIMQMLAAKE from the coding sequence ATGATCCAGAAAAACCTATTCTCACCCGACGAACGCGCTCGCCGTTATGACACCGAGCACGCACGCAGGCTGCGGGCCCTGGCCTATCGCATGCTCGGTTCGCGCGCCGAAGCGGAGGACATCGTGCAGGACACCTGGTTGCGCTGGGTCGAGGTGGATGAAAGCACCATCGACAATCCGGGAGCCTATCTGTCACGCCTCGCCACCCATCTGTGTCTTGACAAGCTGGGATCTGCCGCCGCACGACGCGAGCAGTATGTGGGTATTTGGCTGCCCGAGCCTTTGCTGGAAGACGAGATTCTGTTTGGCTGGGCACCCAATCCTGAACGACAGGCAGAGTTTGCTCAGGACGTATCGGTGGCATTCATGCTGGCATTGGAACGTCTGTCACCGCTGGAACGTGCTGCCTTCCTGTTGCACGACGTGTTCGATCTGGAGTACGACGAGATCGCTCGCCATCTGGGCCGCAATACCGACACCTGCCGCCAGTTGGCCAGCCGAGCACGCCGCAATGTCAAGGCTGACTATGCACGCCGCGAAGTCGCCGAGGAAGAGCGCCAACGCCTCTCTGAGGCCTTCGCAGAGGCCATACGCACCCAGGACATCAGTGCTTTGGCACAGGTACTGGCCGAGGATGCGGTGATGCTCGCCGATGGAGGCGGCAAGGTCAGCGCAATCACAAAGCCGCTGCGAGGCAATGTCGGCATTGCCAAAGCCCTGATTGGCTGGGCACGGCTGGACGACAACCGTGGCTGGCGCATTGTGCCAACCGTCGTCAATGGCCTGCCTGGCTGCCTGATCATCGACGATTGCAACCACGGCGAACTGGTGCAGACCATCGCCCTGGCCCCAGCCACCGATGCCGGAGGTGGCATCGGCGCAATTTACATACAGCGCAACCCGGAAAAACTGGCAGGCATCATGCAGATGCTGGCGGCGAAGGAATAG
- a CDS encoding purine-cytosine permease family protein — protein sequence MSSNTSSPSNAALTPVQAGERVFSGMHLASLWFSLGVGLLVMQVGAYLMPALSPQQAMLAIVGGSIVGAGLLAWVGKLGCDTGLSSAGLIHHVYGRHFAKLPVLLNIVQLLGWGAFELVVMRDSTVAIGRQADSMQADYWPWAATLLWGGLLMALMLGSMVHLVRRLISRIALPLVVLSLLWLTWQFTHMASAQGFSALWSRPGAGGMGVMPALDLVVAMPISWLPLVADYSRYGKNGRSAMAGTWLGFGIANVWCYALGVLVALVLPSKDLVAALLLAQGGLIALSLVLLDEVDNAYGDAYSGAVSAHSVLPAWSVRAWGLVVAAACTLLALVLPMHSLEPFLLLLSSVFVPLFGVILGRLSFGGYQRTAVQAPIHWLPVCIWLCGIALYHALAAWAPVAGSAIPTLVVTFVVAFATRAKG from the coding sequence ATGAGCAGCAACACCTCCTCCCCCTCCAATGCAGCGCTCACGCCGGTTCAGGCTGGCGAGCGCGTGTTCAGCGGCATGCATCTGGCCTCACTGTGGTTCAGCCTGGGCGTTGGCCTTCTGGTCATGCAGGTGGGTGCCTACCTGATGCCCGCCCTGTCGCCCCAGCAGGCCATGCTGGCCATTGTGGGAGGCTCCATTGTCGGCGCGGGCCTGCTTGCCTGGGTGGGCAAGCTGGGGTGCGACACCGGGCTGTCGAGCGCAGGCCTCATCCACCATGTGTATGGCCGCCACTTTGCCAAGCTGCCGGTGCTGCTCAACATCGTTCAACTGCTGGGCTGGGGCGCTTTCGAACTGGTGGTGATGCGCGACTCCACCGTCGCCATCGGCCGCCAGGCGGACAGCATGCAGGCCGATTACTGGCCCTGGGCCGCCACCCTGCTGTGGGGCGGCCTGCTGATGGCGCTGATGCTGGGCTCGATGGTGCACCTGGTGCGCCGGCTCATCTCACGCATTGCGCTGCCGCTGGTGGTGCTGTCGCTGCTGTGGCTGACCTGGCAGTTCACCCATATGGCGAGCGCACAGGGCTTTTCTGCACTGTGGAGCCGCCCCGGCGCAGGCGGCATGGGCGTGATGCCCGCACTGGACCTGGTGGTGGCCATGCCCATCTCGTGGCTGCCACTGGTGGCTGATTACTCGCGCTACGGCAAAAACGGCCGCTCGGCCATGGCCGGCACCTGGCTCGGTTTTGGCATTGCTAACGTATGGTGCTACGCCCTGGGCGTGCTCGTGGCCCTGGTGCTGCCCAGCAAGGACCTCGTCGCCGCCCTGCTGCTGGCCCAGGGCGGCCTGATCGCCCTGTCGCTGGTGCTGCTGGACGAGGTGGACAACGCCTATGGCGACGCCTACTCCGGCGCCGTATCGGCCCACAGCGTGCTGCCCGCCTGGAGCGTGCGCGCCTGGGGCTTGGTGGTGGCCGCTGCCTGCACCCTGCTCGCCCTGGTGCTGCCCATGCACAGCCTGGAGCCCTTCCTGCTGCTGCTCAGCTCGGTATTTGTGCCCCTCTTCGGCGTGATTCTGGGCCGCCTGTCGTTTGGCGGCTACCAGCGCACTGCCGTGCAGGCACCGATCCACTGGCTGCCGGTATGCATCTGGCTGTGCGGTATTGCCCTCTACCACGCACTGGCAGCCTGGGCGCCGGTCGCTGGTTCCGCGATTCCTACGCTGGTGGTGACGTTTGTGGTGGCGTTTGCTACGCGGGCGAAGGGGTGA